gtcgtcgtggtgTCGAGCATCCAAACATACTCAGTTGCCATCCCCTCTTAACAATCGTACTCCTACATTCGTACCACACACCGATAATGGAATGAATCATTAGTTTAGGATGCCgagcctgttcgtttgctcgtaaacaatcgtaaattttcagccaggaacagtgtttttctctcacaccaaatcagccagcagtaaataattcacgatacgatacggcctccggAACATGCCGTGATTCGATCTATGTTTAGTAAGTTACTACTACCAAATAACTACGGATTAAAGAGGTAACCTTGAGACAGTCAATGCATGACAATGGCGTAAACTTGCGCTTACAACTGCACAACTAATCAGACATGTCCAAATGCAATCGCTGTAAAAAATAAGGAACGTGTAAAACATTTCCCAAAAAGTCATGTCCTGCTGAAAAACTGTCGGCTTGAAAAAGTACCGGTCTCTGGCCCTACGACCACGACCACGTGAATCAGGGCCCAATCGCAGGCCCCCACGTGTCCACCGTCCTCTCCGCCCTCGTGCCCTCCTCCTTATTAACCGCGCCCCCTACCCACCCGCACCACTCGCTGCAGCATCGTTCCGAGCTCCATCCAACTCCGGAACCCAAAATCCGCAGCCTTTTCTGCGCTTCTCCTTTCCCCCTCCTTGCCTACCGTGCCGCCGCTGCCCCGCCCGCAAGAACCCCGACCCCGCGCGGCCGCGGCCATGTCCTTCCCGCGGCTCCTCCTCGCCCTCCTCGCCGCGGCGGCGTTCGCGGCGGCCGCCCACGCGGCGGCCGCCTGCGCGGCGGAGAAGTTCTCGGGCAACCGCGTGTTCGCGGCGTGCGCGGACCTGCCCCGCTTGGGCGCGTCGCTGCACTGGTCCTACGACGCCGCCGGCTCCTCCCTCTCCGTGGCGTTCGTAGCCTCCCCGCCGTCCTCCGGCGGGTGGGTCGCGTGGGGGCTCAACCCCAAGGCGCAGAGCATGGACGGCACGCAGGCGCTGGTGGCCGTCCCcaaggccggcggcggcgggtacGAGGTGCAGACCTACAGCATCTCCGGGTACTCGCTCGGCAACCCGGGCCCTCTCCCCAACTACCAGACGTCCGACCTCGCCGCCGAGGTCGGCGCCGACGGCCGCGTCCAGGTGTTCGGGACCCTCAAGCTGCAGAACGGCACGGGCGCCGAGGTGAACCATGTCTGGCAGGTGGGCCCCTACTCCGGTGGGATCGGGCCGCACGACACCAAGCCCGGCAGCGACAGCATGAACGCCAAGGGGACGCTCAACCTCCTTACCggggccaccaccgccgccagcgGAGGCGGCAGCATCCTCAGGAAGAAGAATGTGAGTTGCTCCTCCCCCTTTGTCTGTTCGTGTTATATAAGCCATTTGTTCGTTTCTTCGATTCTTATCCTGCGCTGGTGCAAAATTTCAAAGTCAATTTGATCCCATTCACAACACAACTCTGCTAGTATTCGATTCCTGACTCAATTTTCAGTAAAAAAAATCACCTTTTTATCAGAAGAGCTCTTCTGTTTTACGTTTGTTTTTGCGAATGAGTTTAGTACTGTATTTACGTCAAGCGTTACTGCAACGGAAAAGATAATTCCTCTCTCTGAAAAAAAGCAAGCCACACAGATTAAGTTTGTCGCATGATTTTTTTCTTCTTCGATGAACAGCATGTTGATGTAGTGGTAAGAACGTGGGAAACCTACTCCTTTTAAAATTCCAGGCTTCGAATGTATGTATAGCTGAGAAAAGAAAATTCGTGAAGTGTTCTACGATAGTCTCAACTAATTTGTCCTGGTGCGTTGAATTGATTCAGAGCTGCTAATCAACTGTATTAGTCCGTACGGCAGGCAGCGTTTGTTGACACTGTTTATTAGGCGTGGCAGCTACACCAGTTTCCCTCTTCCTTATCCGTACACTTGGATTTTTGGTGTGTAGGGGGCGCAATTTTCATCCTTCCTTGTTGGACTTATAAGCAGTTCAGCTTGGATTTGACCAATTTTTGGTGGCTAAATGCCTCGGTTTTTTTTGCATTTACATGTATTCTGAAGAACAAAGGCATATGCGGCTAACATGCTATTCTGACCTATCAGGGCAATTCGATGCAGTCAAGATAATCAGCTGGCATATTTTTATTTCACAGTATAATTCTTGCTGTCATACTAGTAGTGTACTAGTGCGTAGTGCCTAGGTATCCTGGTAGGTGCCTTGTGAGTTTGTGACAACTGATGAAGTCTTCAAAGAAAATATTATTGTCTCCGTTTCCATTAAAAATGCTATTACTGCCATTTAGCACCTAACAGCTGTTACCATCTTACTCCAGTTTGCTTTGTGAGTTGTTACAACTGATGAAGTCTTCGAAGAAAATAGTGTCTCCGTTTCCATTAAAAATGCTAGTATTGTCATTTAGCACCTAACAGCTGTTACTTCTGATTTTGCTTTGGGCGTACTGTCCAGTGTTTTCTGATTTCATCAAATCATTCTCATTTGTCCTGTTCTTTATGTAGACTCATGGAATCCTGAATGCTGTGAGCTGGGGTCTTCTGTTGCCGATGGGAGCCATTTTCGCAAGGTACCTCAAGACATTCAAATCAGCTGATCCAGCATGGTTCTACCTCCACGTAGCTTGCCAGCTGATCGGGTACGGCGTCGGAGTCTCTGGCTGGGCAACTGGAATTCATCTTGGAAACCTGTCCAAGGGAATCACCTATTCGCTTCACAGGAACATTGGGATCACAGTATTCGCTCTTGGTACTCTGCAGGTACTACATAGCAATAGCATACATCCATCCTTCTCATGACGCTCTTTTACCCAGCTGATGAATGAAAAACCTAAACCCCCAGCTGATCTTTTTTCCCCTCCCAATGTACTAGATCTTTGCGCTCTTCTTGAGGCCGAAGAAGGACCACAAGTACCGGCTGTACTGGAACATCTACCACCACTCGGTCGGTTACACCATCATCATACTGGGCATCGTCAACATCTTCAAGGGCATGTCGATCCTGGACGTGGAGCAGAAGTGGAAGACGGGCTACATCATCGCGATTGCCATCCTGGGCGCCATCGCCGTGATCCTGGAGGTCGTCACATGGGGCATTGTTTTGAAGCAGAGGAAAGAGGACAGCAAGACCTACAACGGCACCTCCAACGGCGGCCGCTTGCCGCTATCTATGTAGCTCGGTCATAGTCAGGTCCTCTGACTGTATCTAATCTTCAGTGTTGTGTTGGTGTGCAGATGTAGGCGGGTTAGGCCTTATGATGGTTTAGTGTCtcactctgttttttttttgtatgaTAGATGTGTGTATACTGCACGATTATTATACTGGAGATGAGTGAGTGATACCGGTGGCATTGGTCTTtggctttttttcttcttctttttgttctGTTCGTGAATGCTGAGCTGATCATGCACTTGTGTTCTGGGATCATGCTATTtgcttctctctctcttgcaAAAGAAGGGTGATGAGATGAGGTGTACTCAGTGGCTGGTTGGTGAAGCTGGGATGAGAAGAGGATAAACAAGCACCACTAGTGGAAGCATGACTCTTCTAGAAAGTGAGACAGCTAGAAAACGTCTACCAGTGTACTGCTTGCTTGCTAATAAATTTTGTGCATTT
This DNA window, taken from Miscanthus floridulus cultivar M001 chromosome 13, ASM1932011v1, whole genome shotgun sequence, encodes the following:
- the LOC136500306 gene encoding cytochrome b561 and DOMON domain-containing protein At3g25290-like; protein product: MSFPRLLLALLAAAAFAAAAHAAAACAAEKFSGNRVFAACADLPRLGASLHWSYDAAGSSLSVAFVASPPSSGGWVAWGLNPKAQSMDGTQALVAVPKAGGGGYEVQTYSISGYSLGNPGPLPNYQTSDLAAEVGADGRVQVFGTLKLQNGTGAEVNHVWQVGPYSGGIGPHDTKPGSDSMNAKGTLNLLTGATTAASGGGSILRKKNTHGILNAVSWGLLLPMGAIFARYLKTFKSADPAWFYLHVACQLIGYGVGVSGWATGIHLGNLSKGITYSLHRNIGITVFALGTLQIFALFLRPKKDHKYRLYWNIYHHSVGYTIIILGIVNIFKGMSILDVEQKWKTGYIIAIAILGAIAVILEVVTWGIVLKQRKEDSKTYNGTSNGGRLPLSM